The proteins below come from a single Dermatophilaceae bacterium Soc4.6 genomic window:
- a CDS encoding ferredoxin, whose translation MSDPVLRVDWPQCRARGLCAELLPELITLDEWGYPLVHGPVGAQHLDRAREAAATCPRRALHLRAG comes from the coding sequence GTGAGCGACCCGGTGCTGCGGGTCGACTGGCCGCAGTGTCGGGCCCGGGGACTGTGCGCCGAGCTGCTGCCCGAGCTGATCACCCTCGACGAGTGGGGCTACCCGCTGGTGCACGGGCCGGTCGGGGCGCAGCACCTCGACCGGGCCCGCGAGGCCGCTGCCACCTGCCCGCGGCGGGCGCTGCACCTGCGCGCCGGCTGA
- a CDS encoding sulfatase, with protein MVRSGVAVAVVTLLGVGVGLACSSPASATGGAGTTAAASTPLARAALPTHPNVVYIVTDDQTYQALDAAMPYLSSKPYGQWVRFDQAVASVANCCPSRSSFLTGQFAHHNGVVDNGNCARYLDDTTLLPVWMHDAGYQTALIGKYLNNYPWDRPASYVPPGWDRWFAYNPLASASLTRQVLINDQGTSTTFPADNNHNVTDLYAAQAVDFARTASEPFFLYASTSVPHRPFDRPTRYVNTYADAVVPHRPSFNETDVSDKPQWVQDLPLLNPREQARQDIDQRKEWESTRTADDLVKGVVETLKTRGVLNRTVIVFTSDHGLSFGEHRWKESKNCAYEECIHVPLMVRYPGTTAAAVDDHVVTNVDLGTTIAALGKATPTRPQDGRSAVGLMSGASSAWTDEALLQKPRPSPGSGGATGGGGEGGGPGATSTGHPVSQYWGLRTDRYTYVEYPTTGERELYDLRADPYQLQNAYGQPGTEAVTAALSTRLHQLEQ; from the coding sequence ATGGTCAGGTCAGGGGTCGCCGTCGCCGTCGTCACGCTGCTCGGGGTGGGCGTCGGGCTCGCCTGCTCGTCCCCCGCCAGCGCCACCGGTGGTGCCGGCACCACCGCGGCGGCCTCGACGCCGCTCGCGCGGGCCGCTCTCCCGACCCACCCCAACGTGGTCTACATCGTGACGGACGACCAGACCTACCAGGCGCTCGACGCGGCGATGCCCTACCTCAGCTCGAAGCCCTACGGGCAGTGGGTCCGCTTCGACCAGGCCGTGGCCAGCGTGGCGAACTGCTGCCCGTCGCGCTCGTCCTTCCTCACCGGCCAGTTCGCCCACCACAACGGCGTCGTCGACAACGGCAACTGCGCTCGCTACCTCGACGACACGACCCTGCTCCCGGTGTGGATGCACGACGCCGGCTACCAGACCGCGCTCATCGGCAAGTACCTCAACAACTACCCCTGGGACCGCCCCGCCTCCTACGTGCCCCCGGGCTGGGACCGCTGGTTCGCCTACAACCCCCTCGCGTCGGCGAGTCTCACCAGGCAGGTCCTGATCAACGACCAGGGCACCTCGACGACCTTCCCCGCCGACAACAACCACAACGTCACGGACCTCTACGCCGCGCAGGCCGTCGACTTCGCCAGGACAGCCTCGGAGCCGTTCTTCCTCTACGCGTCCACGTCGGTGCCCCATCGGCCGTTCGACCGTCCGACCCGCTACGTCAACACCTACGCCGACGCGGTCGTGCCGCACCGACCGAGCTTCAACGAGACCGACGTGAGCGACAAGCCGCAATGGGTGCAGGACCTCCCGCTGCTGAACCCCCGCGAGCAGGCCCGCCAGGACATCGACCAGCGCAAGGAGTGGGAGTCGACCCGCACGGCCGACGACCTGGTCAAGGGCGTCGTCGAGACCCTCAAGACCCGTGGGGTGCTCAACCGGACGGTCATCGTCTTCACCTCCGACCACGGGCTCTCCTTCGGGGAGCACCGGTGGAAGGAGTCGAAGAACTGCGCCTACGAGGAGTGCATCCACGTGCCCCTGATGGTGCGCTACCCCGGCACGACCGCTGCGGCGGTCGACGACCACGTGGTCACCAACGTCGACCTGGGCACCACCATCGCCGCCCTCGGCAAGGCGACCCCGACCCGCCCCCAGGACGGCCGCTCGGCGGTCGGGCTGATGAGCGGCGCCTCCAGCGCCTGGACGGACGAGGCCCTGCTGCAGAAGCCGAGGCCCAGCCCGGGATCGGGCGGAGCCACCGGCGGGGGCGGTGAGGGCGGCGGGCCCGGTGCGACCAGCACGGGCCACCCCGTGTCGCAGTACTGGGGGCTGCGCACCGACCGCTACACCTATGTCGAGTACCCCACGACCGGCGAGCGAGAGCTCTACGACCTGCGAGCCGACCCCTACCAGCTCCAGAACGCCTACGGTCAGCCCGGCACCGAGGCGGTCACCGCGGCCCTCAGCACCCGCCTGCACCAGCTGGAGCAGTAG
- a CDS encoding MMPL family transporter: MSSVLHRLGLATVHHRALTMVVWLLVLVGAGVGAATLGGPTSNTFSIPGQESTTALSLIESRFGSTGGASAQVAVLAPSGSQVTSAPSASQVAGLVARLTALPGVVAVADPLDPARPVVSPDGQATYLTVTYAAKAPDITAQQRDALTTVVADARTGGLSVEVSGEATRAPVDIGGVGEVVGVVAALVVLALTYGALVAAGMNLLTALVGVGVGALGVTIATGFADLQSTTPILATMLGLAVGIDYALFIVTRHRAELRAGRPVAEAVALAVGTAGSAVVVAGATVVIALSGLAVSGIPFLTQMGLAAAGTVVVAVLVALTLVPAALGYVGLRVLPRREREALPVSAVEATPAAGSRGGALPTLPRGRGFILGWADVVTRHRWPSLLLGLVALGVMSVPVLSLKTSLVPTPADGSTQARAEAIIATHFGPGVNGPLLVLVDSAGTRAAAAGGTGAAAAAATLAGQVKSLPGVAVVTPPTPNAAGTAALLTVIPTSPPDSTRTEDLVHAIRDQVKADSGLTAYVSGATAVNVDVSESLRRALPVYLVLVVGLALLLLVLVFRSVLVPVTGVLGFLLTIGASLGATTAVFQWGWLRPLLQPASTGPLLSLAPIIIVGILFGLAMDYQVFLVSRMHEAHAHGAEPLEAVRHGFRAAGPVVVAAAVIMSSVFGGFASGHDLTVKSLAFALAVGVLVDAVVVRMVLVPAALAILGGAAWWFPSWLQWLPDLDVEGAALAHDRQDAVPSAAVDRDPSTAGLGTRA, encoded by the coding sequence ATGTCCTCAGTGCTGCACCGTCTCGGGCTCGCCACGGTCCACCACCGCGCCCTCACCATGGTCGTCTGGCTCCTGGTGCTCGTCGGCGCGGGTGTCGGGGCCGCCACGTTGGGCGGCCCGACGAGCAACACGTTCAGCATCCCCGGGCAGGAGTCGACCACCGCGCTGAGCCTCATCGAGAGCCGCTTCGGCTCCACGGGAGGTGCCTCGGCGCAGGTCGCCGTCCTCGCACCCAGTGGCAGCCAGGTGACCTCGGCGCCTTCGGCGTCGCAGGTGGCGGGTCTGGTCGCGCGGCTGACGGCCCTGCCGGGAGTGGTCGCCGTCGCCGACCCGCTCGACCCGGCCCGGCCGGTGGTCTCGCCCGATGGCCAGGCCACCTACCTCACCGTCACGTATGCCGCCAAGGCCCCCGACATCACCGCTCAGCAGCGCGACGCGCTGACGACGGTGGTCGCGGACGCCCGCACCGGCGGCCTCTCCGTCGAGGTGAGCGGCGAGGCGACCCGGGCCCCGGTCGACATCGGTGGCGTCGGCGAGGTCGTCGGTGTCGTCGCGGCGCTGGTCGTGCTGGCCCTGACCTACGGCGCGCTCGTCGCCGCGGGGATGAACCTGCTCACCGCCCTCGTCGGTGTGGGCGTCGGAGCGCTCGGTGTCACCATCGCGACCGGCTTCGCCGACCTCCAGTCGACGACCCCCATCCTCGCGACGATGCTCGGGCTGGCGGTGGGCATCGACTACGCCCTCTTCATCGTCACCCGGCACCGCGCCGAGCTGCGGGCCGGGCGCCCCGTCGCGGAGGCGGTCGCGCTCGCCGTGGGCACGGCCGGCTCGGCGGTCGTCGTGGCCGGGGCCACCGTGGTCATCGCGCTGTCCGGCCTGGCGGTTTCGGGCATCCCCTTCCTCACCCAGATGGGGTTGGCGGCGGCGGGCACCGTGGTCGTCGCCGTCCTCGTCGCCCTGACCCTCGTGCCCGCCGCCCTCGGCTACGTGGGCCTGCGGGTGCTGCCCCGACGCGAGCGGGAGGCCCTGCCCGTCTCTGCGGTGGAGGCGACGCCAGCCGCCGGGTCCCGGGGTGGGGCGCTCCCGACGCTGCCGCGCGGTCGTGGCTTCATCCTCGGGTGGGCCGACGTCGTCACCCGCCACCGCTGGCCCTCCCTCCTGCTCGGCCTGGTCGCCCTCGGCGTGATGTCGGTGCCCGTGCTGTCGCTGAAGACGTCCCTCGTGCCGACCCCTGCCGACGGGTCGACGCAGGCCCGCGCGGAGGCGATCATCGCCACGCACTTCGGTCCCGGGGTCAACGGGCCGCTGCTCGTGCTCGTCGACTCGGCTGGCACCCGAGCCGCAGCAGCGGGCGGGACGGGCGCCGCGGCCGCTGCGGCCACCCTCGCAGGTCAGGTCAAGAGCCTGCCCGGTGTGGCCGTGGTGACCCCACCGACGCCGAACGCCGCCGGGACGGCGGCGCTGCTCACCGTGATCCCCACCTCGCCCCCCGACAGCACCCGGACCGAGGACCTCGTCCACGCGATCCGCGACCAGGTCAAGGCCGACTCCGGTCTGACGGCCTACGTCAGCGGGGCCACGGCGGTCAACGTCGACGTCTCCGAGAGCCTGCGCCGGGCCCTGCCGGTCTACCTCGTGCTCGTCGTCGGTCTCGCGCTGCTGCTGCTCGTGCTGGTCTTCCGCTCGGTGCTCGTGCCGGTCACGGGCGTGCTCGGCTTCCTGCTCACGATCGGGGCCTCCCTCGGAGCGACCACCGCGGTCTTCCAGTGGGGGTGGCTGCGCCCGCTGCTGCAGCCGGCGTCGACCGGCCCGCTGCTCAGCCTCGCGCCCATCATCATCGTGGGCATCCTCTTCGGGCTGGCCATGGACTACCAGGTGTTCCTCGTGTCACGCATGCACGAGGCGCACGCCCACGGGGCCGAGCCGCTCGAGGCGGTCCGCCACGGGTTCCGGGCCGCGGGGCCGGTGGTCGTCGCGGCCGCCGTCATCATGTCGTCGGTCTTCGGCGGCTTTGCCTCGGGTCACGACCTGACGGTCAAGTCGCTGGCCTTCGCCCTCGCGGTCGGGGTGCTCGTGGATGCGGTCGTCGTGCGCATGGTGCTGGTGCCGGCCGCCCTCGCCATCCTCGGTGGGGCGGCCTGGTGGTTCCCCTCGTGGCTGCAGTGGCTCCCGGACCTCGACGTCGAGGGGGCCGCGCTGGCCCACGATCGGCAGGACGCTGTCCCGTCCGCTGCCGTCGACCGGGACCCGTCGACGGCAGGGCTGGGCACCCGTGCGTAG
- a CDS encoding HAMP domain-containing sensor histidine kinase: protein MPRRIALLVAATTSAVVVALILPLCFLVASLARDRATTRAHEQAQHVATMLATFDNETVLARAVADLDARGPHVAVVRADGTVLGSAVISPSAASLVQRARAELSAFTAPADGGIASLVAVGSATGVSVVVASVSDDEVHSGVSRAWALLAALGLVLVAMSVVVALRMGRFISVPVTEVARVAHRLREGDVAARAVPGGPPETAELGRALNALADRIHELVGEEREQVADLGHRLRTPVTALRLDADLVTDADVRDRLRAHVDHLQRSIDVVVREARRGVVDGIPVTTVVAPVVAERIAFWAALAEDQSRRLDLDLGGGGEGAALLAVGDLRELVDTLLDNVFAHTPEGTPVRVAVTQGGQSSDVVVVVEDGGPGLVTPWRGRGHSDAGSTGLGLDIVHRIAQAAGGRVDLDRSSLGGLRVTISLPVRQQGPYADDDPFPPIPLGRRG, encoded by the coding sequence ATGCCCCGACGGATCGCGCTCCTCGTGGCGGCAACCACCTCGGCGGTGGTCGTGGCCCTCATCCTGCCGCTGTGCTTCCTCGTGGCGAGCCTCGCCCGGGACCGGGCAACCACCCGGGCGCACGAGCAGGCGCAGCACGTCGCGACCATGCTGGCCACCTTCGACAACGAGACCGTGCTCGCCCGCGCGGTCGCCGACCTCGATGCGCGGGGACCGCACGTCGCGGTCGTCCGTGCGGACGGAACGGTGCTCGGGAGTGCCGTGATCTCCCCCTCGGCGGCCTCGCTGGTGCAGCGCGCGCGAGCCGAGCTCAGCGCCTTCACCGCCCCGGCCGACGGGGGGATCGCCTCGCTGGTGGCGGTCGGGTCGGCCACGGGGGTGTCCGTGGTCGTGGCGAGCGTGTCGGACGACGAGGTCCACTCCGGCGTCTCGCGGGCCTGGGCCCTGCTGGCCGCCCTGGGTCTCGTGCTCGTCGCCATGTCGGTGGTGGTCGCCCTGCGGATGGGCCGGTTCATCAGCGTGCCGGTGACCGAGGTCGCCCGGGTCGCCCACCGCCTGCGCGAGGGCGACGTGGCCGCGCGCGCCGTGCCGGGCGGGCCGCCCGAGACGGCCGAGCTGGGGCGCGCCCTCAACGCGCTGGCCGACCGCATCCACGAGCTGGTCGGCGAGGAGCGCGAGCAGGTGGCCGACCTCGGTCACCGGCTGCGCACGCCCGTCACCGCGTTGCGGCTCGATGCCGACCTGGTGACCGACGCCGACGTCCGCGACCGGTTGCGAGCCCACGTCGACCACCTGCAGCGCAGCATCGACGTCGTGGTGCGCGAGGCCCGTCGCGGCGTGGTCGACGGGATCCCGGTGACGACGGTCGTGGCGCCGGTCGTCGCCGAGCGGATCGCCTTCTGGGCGGCGCTCGCCGAGGACCAGTCGCGCCGCCTCGACCTCGACCTCGGTGGCGGCGGTGAGGGTGCCGCGCTCCTGGCGGTCGGTGACCTGCGCGAGCTGGTGGACACCCTGCTCGACAACGTCTTCGCCCACACCCCGGAGGGCACGCCGGTGCGGGTCGCGGTGACGCAGGGCGGGCAAAGCTCCGACGTCGTCGTCGTCGTCGAGGACGGCGGTCCGGGACTCGTCACCCCGTGGCGGGGGCGCGGTCACAGTGACGCCGGCTCGACCGGACTGGGCCTCGACATCGTGCACCGGATCGCCCAGGCCGCCGGTGGGCGGGTCGACCTCGACCGGTCGTCCCTCGGGGGGCTGCGGGTGACGATCTCCCTCCCGGTGCGGCAACAGGGCCCGTATGCCGATGACGATCCCTTCCCGCCGATCCCGCTCGGGCGTCGCGGCTGA
- a CDS encoding YjbQ family protein, with the protein MIDVHTGATEVVHDLTTACAAFVRPEGDGLLHVFVPHATAGVAVIETGAGSDDDLLAALRDLLPADDRWGHRHGSRGHGRSHVLPALVPPYATVPVLGGRLALGTWQSICLVDLNVDNPDRQVRLSFLAG; encoded by the coding sequence GTGATCGACGTCCACACCGGTGCCACCGAGGTCGTCCACGACCTGACCACGGCGTGTGCCGCCTTCGTGCGGCCCGAGGGAGACGGCCTGCTGCACGTCTTCGTCCCCCACGCCACGGCCGGCGTCGCGGTCATCGAGACCGGTGCCGGCAGCGACGACGACCTGCTCGCCGCCCTGCGGGACCTGCTCCCCGCCGACGACCGGTGGGGTCACCGGCACGGCTCGCGCGGCCACGGGCGATCGCACGTGCTGCCTGCTCTCGTGCCGCCCTACGCGACGGTGCCCGTGCTCGGCGGTCGGCTGGCCCTGGGCACCTGGCAGAGCATCTGCCTGGTCGACCTCAACGTCGACAACCCCGACCGGCAGGTGCGCCTGTCGTTCCTGGCGGGCTGA
- a CDS encoding FAD:protein FMN transferase, protein MSPTRALAHPATAEAASAPVLDRAHGSATWRALGTYVDVRTTPDALSPVAALVADVLDEVDHACSRFREDSDLTWVNRLEPAGTPVAVSPVLLAAVRVALEAADETGGLVDPTLGALLVAGGYDCTFTRLALDDQSPATLPAATVAAPVEPAAVDSTQRQGGWAAIVVTATTVSVPAGLWLDLGATGKAFAADLAAVAVEEAFGVPVVVGVGGDVRVAGSPHEWGGPAYDLVLGETLADLEPGGVQTRLTLRGGGLATSSTVARRWRRGGRQWHHLLDPRTGAPASGPWRTVTALGQTAAAANTASTAAVVLGDDALPWLDERGVAARLVDRSGSVARTPAWVASGVEHGRGIAS, encoded by the coding sequence ATGAGCCCCACGCGCGCGCTCGCCCATCCGGCGACCGCCGAGGCGGCGAGCGCGCCGGTCCTCGACCGCGCCCACGGGTCGGCCACCTGGCGGGCGCTGGGCACCTACGTCGACGTGCGCACGACCCCGGACGCGCTCTCGCCGGTGGCGGCACTGGTGGCCGACGTGCTCGACGAGGTCGACCACGCGTGCAGCCGCTTCCGGGAGGACAGCGACCTCACCTGGGTCAACCGCCTCGAGCCGGCGGGCACCCCGGTGGCGGTGTCCCCGGTGCTCCTCGCGGCGGTCCGTGTCGCCCTCGAGGCGGCGGACGAGACGGGCGGGCTGGTCGACCCGACCCTCGGGGCGCTGCTGGTCGCCGGGGGATACGACTGCACCTTCACGCGCCTGGCCCTCGACGACCAGTCTCCGGCCACGCTGCCGGCCGCCACTGTCGCCGCTCCCGTCGAACCGGCCGCGGTCGACTCGACGCAGCGTCAGGGCGGCTGGGCCGCGATCGTGGTCACCGCCACCACGGTGTCGGTGCCGGCCGGCCTCTGGCTCGACCTCGGCGCCACCGGCAAGGCGTTCGCCGCCGACCTGGCGGCGGTCGCCGTCGAGGAGGCGTTCGGGGTGCCGGTCGTCGTGGGCGTCGGGGGCGACGTGCGCGTGGCGGGGTCCCCGCACGAGTGGGGCGGGCCCGCCTACGACCTCGTCCTGGGCGAGACCCTCGCCGACCTCGAGCCGGGAGGGGTGCAGACCCGCCTCACCCTGCGCGGGGGTGGGCTCGCTACCTCGAGCACCGTGGCCCGGCGCTGGCGGCGTGGTGGTCGGCAGTGGCACCACCTGCTCGACCCGCGCACCGGCGCCCCGGCGTCCGGGCCCTGGCGCACCGTGACCGCGCTGGGGCAGACAGCGGCCGCGGCCAACACCGCGAGCACGGCAGCCGTCGTCCTCGGCGACGACGCCCTCCCGTGGCTCGACGAACGGGGCGTCGCCGCCCGCCTGGTCGACCGGTCCGGCTCCGTCGCGCGCACCCCCGCGTGGGTGGCGTCAGGTGTCGAGCACGGCCGGGGGATCGCGTCGTGA
- a CDS encoding putative glycoside hydrolase, which translates to MGSLTARRRALSTLVTALVSVPALVGSAVSAPALTAPPSASSRSEAVPAPSVFHTYGPQYMSRTGPVTSAQAVADATEFGVIAAKPGIYDAYLPAMKAANPSLVVMAYTNATMARPTEGAAYPTDWYVRDSAGVQVRSKYANYMMDVRKQGWIHNRVLECRSNLDTSGYDGCLLDIMGPAPVTAPFGATGQVDREPVDARTGRPWTATDWMASTTHLADVMAAAVAPKLVYGNGVSDGLRYFGTSATGGTDGTRQLLTPARSVIAEGFLRPGRAPIDVVPDLSTWQANVAMVKDAEARGLQLLLTTKAWTDATPGQKDQVHEFSLSTYLLAAGGRTRWVFLYEELGDVMARHPWWAEAAALGGPRGSDFVNPRGLYQRSFVGGRVLVNPGTTTVVQSLGRPLLTLDGATVTSVTLPPHSGKVLRTP; encoded by the coding sequence ATGGGGTCCCTGACGGCGCGTCGTCGCGCCCTGTCCACGCTCGTCACAGCGCTCGTGTCGGTGCCCGCCCTGGTCGGGTCGGCCGTGAGCGCGCCCGCGCTCACGGCGCCGCCGAGCGCGTCGAGCCGATCGGAGGCGGTCCCCGCCCCGTCCGTCTTCCACACCTACGGACCGCAGTACATGTCGCGCACGGGGCCGGTCACCTCGGCCCAGGCCGTCGCCGACGCGACCGAGTTCGGCGTCATCGCGGCCAAGCCCGGCATCTACGACGCCTACCTGCCGGCCATGAAGGCCGCGAACCCCTCGCTCGTGGTCATGGCCTACACGAACGCGACGATGGCCCGGCCCACCGAGGGCGCCGCCTACCCCACCGACTGGTACGTCAGGGACTCGGCCGGCGTGCAGGTGCGCTCGAAGTACGCCAACTACATGATGGACGTGCGCAAGCAGGGGTGGATCCACAACCGGGTCCTCGAGTGCCGCAGCAACCTGGACACCTCGGGCTACGACGGCTGCCTCCTCGACATCATGGGGCCCGCCCCCGTCACCGCCCCTTTCGGGGCGACCGGCCAGGTCGACCGCGAGCCCGTCGACGCCCGCACCGGGCGGCCCTGGACCGCCACCGACTGGATGGCGTCGACCACGCACCTGGCCGACGTGATGGCGGCCGCCGTGGCCCCGAAGCTGGTCTACGGCAACGGCGTCAGCGACGGCCTGCGCTACTTCGGCACCAGCGCCACCGGTGGCACCGACGGCACCCGGCAGCTGCTGACGCCGGCCCGGAGCGTGATCGCCGAGGGCTTCCTGCGCCCGGGCCGAGCCCCGATCGACGTGGTGCCCGACCTGTCGACGTGGCAGGCCAACGTCGCCATGGTCAAGGACGCCGAGGCGAGAGGGCTTCAGCTGCTCCTCACCACGAAGGCCTGGACGGACGCCACCCCCGGGCAGAAGGACCAGGTGCACGAGTTCTCGCTCAGCACCTACCTGCTCGCGGCCGGAGGGCGCACCCGGTGGGTCTTCCTCTACGAGGAGCTCGGCGACGTCATGGCTCGTCACCCGTGGTGGGCCGAGGCGGCCGCGCTCGGTGGCCCCCGAGGGTCGGACTTCGTCAACCCGAGGGGTCTCTACCAGCGCAGCTTCGTCGGTGGCCGGGTGCTGGTCAACCCGGGGACGACGACCGTCGTGCAGTCGCTGGGTCGGCCCCTGCTCACCCTCGACGGCGCCACGGTCACCAGCGTGACCCTCCCGCCCCACTCGGGCAAGGTCCTGCGGACCCCCTGA
- a CDS encoding NADH-ubiquinone oxidoreductase-F iron-sulfur binding region domain-containing protein has protein sequence MTAWMQDLRPIRPIQVVDVLPGPLLLSSPTDPRDRTSHTARWGAVPTATLEQLVAAARDGVVRGRGGAGFPLVRKLQAVATAHAARRRLGRGRPVVVVNAAEGEPASAKDSVLLAVAPHLVLDGAISAARALGTNEIHVVTSSDRPLSTQALTEALDERGGGDERGVRWVHHVAAPGYVSGQSRAVIELMSGRPGLPVTSWAPEAVEGLRGRPTLLSNAESFAHLAALLRVGPGRYAALGVEGEPGTTLLTLSHPPGADGVPQQARVVEVRHGSPVRAVLTGAELAGPVLLGGYHGSWVHPRHLRELTWATADLRRIGVGLGAGAVVALGPGGCPVAQTHRVADYLAGESAGRCGPCRNGLPALAHEVARLAQGTDTRHRIAELTGLVTGRGACAHPDGTARMVASLLTGLPDAVEAHLDGSCWCTLEVANHEPDLVDA, from the coding sequence ATGACCGCCTGGATGCAGGATCTCCGGCCCATCCGCCCCATCCAGGTCGTCGACGTGCTCCCGGGCCCGCTGCTGCTGTCGTCGCCCACCGACCCGCGGGATCGCACGAGCCACACCGCGCGGTGGGGTGCCGTGCCGACGGCGACGCTCGAGCAGCTGGTCGCCGCGGCGCGTGACGGCGTCGTGCGGGGTCGCGGCGGCGCGGGCTTCCCGCTGGTCCGCAAGCTGCAGGCGGTGGCCACCGCGCACGCCGCGCGCAGACGGCTGGGCCGCGGACGACCCGTCGTGGTGGTCAACGCGGCCGAGGGTGAGCCGGCCAGCGCCAAGGACTCCGTGCTGCTGGCGGTTGCCCCGCACCTGGTGCTCGACGGGGCGATCTCGGCGGCTAGAGCGTTGGGGACCAACGAGATCCATGTCGTCACCTCGAGCGACCGTCCGCTGTCGACCCAGGCTCTGACCGAGGCCCTCGACGAGCGGGGAGGGGGCGACGAGCGAGGTGTCCGGTGGGTGCACCATGTCGCTGCTCCCGGCTACGTCTCGGGCCAGTCGCGGGCCGTGATCGAGCTGATGTCCGGCCGGCCGGGCCTGCCGGTCACCTCGTGGGCTCCCGAGGCCGTCGAGGGTCTGCGGGGTCGGCCGACGCTGCTGTCCAATGCCGAGTCCTTCGCCCACCTGGCCGCGCTCCTGCGCGTCGGCCCCGGTCGGTATGCCGCCCTCGGCGTCGAGGGAGAGCCCGGCACGACCTTGCTGACGCTCTCGCACCCACCGGGCGCCGACGGGGTACCGCAGCAGGCGCGGGTGGTCGAGGTCCGGCACGGGTCACCCGTCAGGGCGGTGCTCACCGGGGCCGAGCTCGCGGGGCCGGTGCTGCTGGGTGGCTACCACGGCTCGTGGGTCCATCCCCGGCACCTGCGCGAGCTGACGTGGGCGACTGCCGACCTGCGCCGGATCGGGGTCGGGCTCGGGGCGGGGGCGGTCGTCGCCCTCGGGCCCGGGGGGTGCCCGGTGGCGCAGACGCACCGGGTCGCCGACTACCTCGCGGGTGAGTCCGCCGGTCGGTGCGGCCCGTGCCGCAACGGGCTTCCCGCCCTCGCCCACGAGGTGGCCCGCCTCGCCCAGGGCACCGACACCAGGCACCGGATCGCTGAGCTGACGGGTCTGGTGACCGGTCGCGGAGCGTGCGCCCACCCCGACGGCACCGCCCGGATGGTCGCGTCGCTCCTCACTGGCCTGCCCGACGCGGTGGAGGCCCATCTCGACGGCTCCTGCTGGTGCACGCTCGAGGTTGCGAACCACGAGCCAGACTTGGTGGACGCGTGA
- a CDS encoding helix-turn-helix domain-containing protein yields MTSEEIDAEIVDSAARLFARHGYRQTSLQVIADEVGYSKTGLLHRFSSKEGLWEVVVTDFRTQIATVLDAASTLPLGQARDRAVVDAVLDVAARRPGLVRLMFSLLTLPEDDPDAALLQEAPRVLLAAFGAAPGPDASDVTLDVTLDIDDAVEHDPARAVPLVGALGVLAVSTLLLEKHRQARPLVVQAAMRALGHP; encoded by the coding sequence ATGACGAGTGAGGAGATCGACGCCGAGATCGTCGACTCCGCTGCCCGGCTCTTCGCGCGCCACGGATACCGTCAGACCTCGCTGCAGGTGATCGCCGACGAGGTCGGCTACAGCAAGACCGGTCTGCTGCACCGGTTCTCGAGCAAGGAGGGCCTGTGGGAGGTGGTTGTCACCGACTTCCGCACCCAGATCGCGACCGTCCTCGACGCGGCGTCGACCCTCCCGTTGGGGCAGGCGCGTGACCGGGCCGTGGTCGACGCGGTGCTCGACGTCGCCGCCCGCCGCCCGGGCCTCGTCCGCCTGATGTTCAGCCTGCTCACGCTCCCCGAGGACGACCCCGACGCCGCGCTGCTGCAGGAGGCTCCTCGCGTGCTCCTCGCTGCCTTCGGCGCCGCTCCGGGCCCCGACGCATCCGACGTGACCCTCGACGTGACCCTCGACATCGACGACGCGGTCGAGCACGACCCCGCTCGCGCGGTCCCTCTCGTGGGCGCCCTCGGCGTCCTCGCCGTCTCGACGCTCCTGCTCGAGAAGCACCGACAGGCCAGGCCGCTCGTCGTCCAGGCCGCGATGCGCGCGCTCGGGCACCCCTGA
- a CDS encoding ferric reductase, with product MTSPLLWFLNRGTGVVLLVVFTLTTVLGVLATGRATSAWWPRFVTQGLHRTLSALSVLLLLAHAVVAVVDEFVDIRWWQVVVPFGGTYRPLWLGLGALSLDLSALLVATSLTRRWVSHRAWVLVHRSAYLAWLLGVVHGIGIGTDTSRSWLAVTDLACLALVGLVAAARGVAVSRGLRARRRHVGGGSAPAGDPWRAAAGELT from the coding sequence GTGACCTCACCGCTGCTCTGGTTCCTCAACCGGGGCACCGGCGTGGTGCTGCTGGTCGTCTTCACGCTCACGACCGTCCTCGGCGTGCTCGCCACTGGTCGGGCGACGAGCGCCTGGTGGCCGCGCTTCGTCACCCAGGGCCTGCACCGCACCCTCTCGGCCCTCTCGGTCCTGCTGCTGCTGGCGCACGCCGTCGTCGCGGTGGTCGACGAGTTCGTCGACATCCGGTGGTGGCAGGTCGTCGTCCCCTTCGGGGGTACCTACCGGCCGCTCTGGCTCGGGCTGGGAGCGCTGTCGCTCGACCTGTCGGCCCTGCTCGTCGCCACGTCGCTGACGCGGCGGTGGGTGTCGCACCGGGCCTGGGTCCTGGTGCACCGCAGCGCCTACCTCGCGTGGCTGCTCGGCGTCGTGCACGGCATCGGCATCGGCACCGACACCTCGCGCTCGTGGCTCGCCGTGACCGACCTGGCCTGCCTCGCCCTCGTGGGCCTCGTCGCGGCCGCCCGGGGCGTCGCGGTGAGTCGCGGCCTCCGGGCTCGTCGCCGACACGTCGGCGGTGGATCCGCGCCTGCGGGGGACCCCTGGCGCGCAGCAGCGGGAGAGCTCACATGA